A single region of the Saprospiraceae bacterium genome encodes:
- a CDS encoding WG repeat-containing protein has translation MYRGQLPVLLMRFIAAHICWIFLLSCPLQGQGHFPVKINKKWGLIDANGQMVLAANYDAIGEFKKYGYAVMQKEGRVGLLNEKGIEIIAAQYDDLKVLDSTLVAVMDAGEWMVVNLKEEVILPKGYDRVEVWSNQFIAYVRQDKWGIMGRNGKAILPADFDEISQEKDHFITRKSNALGVYTYKGVLILPNLAAEIRFFSDSLIFFRKGFQWGAVDGKGEERITPRFDSFERLSPRFIKLIADNQNYVFSLPCNRIITKGFFDDFYPFTRKLLIVKEKRQLGLIDQCGQTVLPAQYDEIQTYGEDYFRVNQAGKWGVVTKNGTPVIPMIYDYIAPLRSQICLVKKDEFFGIVNAHGEEVVMPIYHRIELGDKQAKAYLKKENKAADEVLTLLSFDKDGRLLENSNFTNHFTVKIKGKNAIDPNAIADANDFLLTDFEWFYSPEVDRWGLRRLADGEIQIEPKFHYIKIERDLGFTVVGIKKDLRYEFERTTFRFDMVYGVVKNEVGLLISEMNFWDINFEDFREGQPLARCLFSDGTFGLMDKIGRIVAADYAFIGAFQEGVARMSRKGRISGSMKRTYGIAKLNSFLSGIMVSSSMVDYTKYDQLFQQEAVLICHECEWGYLDTMANVTVPPRYTFAQDMVNKVGIVQCGQKWGLMENSGKELVPCEYDGVQFLENTENKIIKVYKEEPKYGLIDTLGELKVNATYDEIGHFSEGRLAVKRQEMWGFVNVDGIEIIPCRFQEVQNFSDGWAAVKLGNKWGFIDRQGDVVIDFKYRRAGSFQDGLAWVYSKNKVGYIDQSETFVIAPTFDKAFDFQKGIARVMIEGQYGLIDKTGNYILRPSRYTDIEAFNQFGVAKVSYGNKKIRYGLINRNGQKITNLDYLQISPFSEGLAVVKYKASYGFIDVRGKLVIPCEYSKASDFRFGLAAAYKDGQCGYIAYTGDVSIPFEFSRCQDFDGDRAVVYQGLKNAGLVDLSGKIILEPGVDRLLRFREGRGLVRDNKLRFYYITEKSDLYNGYYQKAREFQHGVAVVQINERWGIINRKGIEVIPPKYDRIDHFENGYAKVRIEGFNGLINLKGELIVEPDYEFISYAGEGLFRVEQGDKVGYFDAQGRWVWDLSR, from the coding sequence ATGTATCGAGGACAACTCCCGGTTTTGCTTATGCGCTTTATTGCTGCCCATATCTGTTGGATTTTTTTACTTTCCTGCCCGCTCCAGGGCCAAGGACACTTTCCTGTTAAGATTAATAAAAAGTGGGGATTAATTGATGCGAATGGCCAAATGGTTTTAGCTGCCAATTACGACGCGATTGGCGAGTTTAAGAAGTATGGTTACGCCGTTATGCAAAAAGAAGGCAGGGTTGGTCTGTTAAACGAAAAAGGGATAGAGATCATAGCTGCACAATACGATGATTTGAAAGTGCTGGATTCTACTTTGGTTGCTGTGATGGATGCCGGAGAATGGATGGTGGTCAATTTAAAAGAAGAAGTAATTCTACCAAAAGGATATGACCGGGTAGAAGTTTGGTCGAACCAATTCATTGCTTATGTTCGCCAAGACAAATGGGGCATTATGGGGAGGAATGGAAAAGCTATTCTCCCCGCTGATTTTGATGAAATATCCCAGGAGAAAGACCATTTTATCACCCGTAAATCCAACGCACTTGGCGTTTATACTTATAAAGGAGTGCTTATTTTGCCCAATTTGGCGGCCGAAATTCGGTTTTTCAGTGATAGCCTAATCTTTTTTCGAAAAGGTTTTCAATGGGGTGCTGTAGATGGGAAAGGAGAGGAGCGGATCACTCCTAGATTTGACAGTTTTGAACGGCTTTCTCCCCGGTTCATTAAACTCATTGCGGATAACCAGAATTATGTCTTTTCTCTACCCTGTAACAGGATTATTACAAAGGGGTTTTTCGATGATTTTTATCCCTTTACGCGCAAACTGCTCATCGTTAAAGAAAAGCGGCAATTGGGCTTAATTGACCAATGTGGACAAACCGTTTTACCAGCCCAATATGATGAGATACAGACCTATGGGGAAGATTATTTTCGTGTCAATCAAGCGGGAAAATGGGGGGTCGTAACTAAGAATGGGACGCCCGTCATTCCGATGATCTATGATTATATTGCACCCTTGCGCTCCCAAATATGTCTTGTTAAAAAAGACGAATTTTTTGGTATCGTTAATGCCCATGGTGAAGAAGTAGTGATGCCAATTTATCATAGGATTGAATTGGGGGATAAGCAAGCCAAAGCCTATTTGAAAAAAGAAAATAAAGCAGCAGATGAAGTGCTAACGCTTTTGAGTTTTGACAAGGATGGCAGACTCCTTGAAAATAGCAATTTCACCAATCATTTCACTGTGAAAATTAAGGGTAAAAATGCCATTGACCCCAATGCGATAGCGGATGCCAATGATTTTTTATTAACAGATTTTGAATGGTTTTATTCGCCGGAGGTGGACCGTTGGGGTTTGCGTAGGCTAGCCGATGGCGAAATCCAAATTGAACCCAAGTTTCATTATATCAAAATTGAAAGAGATTTGGGTTTTACCGTCGTAGGCATAAAAAAGGATTTGCGCTATGAGTTTGAACGAACCACTTTTCGTTTTGATATGGTGTATGGTGTTGTGAAAAATGAGGTGGGATTGCTGATTTCAGAGATGAATTTTTGGGATATAAATTTTGAAGACTTCAGGGAGGGGCAGCCCTTGGCGCGTTGCCTGTTTTCGGATGGCACCTTCGGGTTGATGGACAAGATAGGACGGATAGTGGCCGCAGATTATGCTTTTATCGGGGCCTTTCAGGAGGGGGTGGCCAGGATGAGCCGTAAAGGCCGGATTTCGGGTAGCATGAAACGGACCTACGGTATTGCTAAACTAAATAGCTTTTTATCGGGGATTATGGTCAGCAGTTCGATGGTTGATTACACCAAATATGACCAATTGTTTCAGCAAGAGGCCGTATTGATTTGCCATGAATGTGAATGGGGCTATCTGGATACGATGGCTAATGTAACGGTACCCCCTCGCTACACTTTTGCACAAGATATGGTGAATAAGGTGGGCATTGTGCAATGCGGCCAGAAATGGGGCTTAATGGAGAATTCTGGCAAAGAGTTAGTGCCCTGCGAATACGACGGGGTTCAATTTCTTGAAAATACAGAAAATAAGATCATAAAAGTATATAAAGAGGAGCCCAAATATGGCTTGATAGATACCTTGGGAGAGTTGAAAGTTAATGCTACTTATGACGAGATTGGGCATTTTTCGGAAGGACGATTGGCGGTAAAGCGCCAAGAAATGTGGGGTTTTGTAAATGTTGATGGCATAGAGATCATTCCTTGCCGATTTCAGGAAGTTCAAAACTTTAGCGACGGTTGGGCTGCCGTGAAACTAGGGAATAAGTGGGGCTTCATAGACCGACAAGGAGATGTTGTCATCGATTTTAAATACCGAAGAGCGGGTTCGTTTCAAGATGGCTTGGCTTGGGTCTATTCTAAAAACAAAGTTGGGTATATTGATCAATCGGAAACCTTTGTAATTGCCCCTACCTTTGACAAGGCCTTCGATTTTCAGAAAGGGATCGCCAGGGTCATGATAGAAGGCCAGTATGGCTTGATTGATAAAACAGGGAATTATATCTTGCGGCCAAGTCGCTATACCGATATCGAAGCATTTAACCAATTTGGCGTAGCGAAGGTCAGTTATGGCAATAAAAAGATTCGATATGGACTCATTAATAGGAATGGCCAAAAGATAACCAACCTGGATTATTTGCAGATTTCTCCATTTAGTGAGGGCCTGGCTGTGGTCAAATACAAAGCTTCTTATGGTTTTATTGATGTTAGGGGCAAGTTGGTGATTCCTTGTGAGTATAGCAAAGCCTCAGATTTTCGTTTTGGTTTGGCAGCCGCCTATAAAGATGGCCAGTGTGGATATATTGCCTATACCGGAGACGTATCTATCCCTTTTGAGTTTTCGCGTTGTCAAGATTTTGACGGAGACCGGGCAGTGGTTTACCAAGGATTGAAGAATGCTGGCTTGGTGGATCTTTCCGGTAAGATCATTTTAGAACCAGGCGTTGATCGTTTGTTGAGGTTCAGAGAAGGGAGAGGTTTGGTTCGCGACAACAAACTTCGCTTTTATTACATTACAGAGAAGTCTGACTTATACAATGGTTATTATCAAAAGGCCAGGGAGTTTCAGCACGGGGTGGCCGTCGTGCAAATCAATGAGCGTTGGGGTATTATCAATCGGAAGGGGATCGAGGTAATCCCCCCGAAGTACGATCGAATTGATCATTTTGAAAATGGATATGCCAAGGTCCGAATTGAAGGATTCAATGGATTGATAAATCTTAAGGGAGAATTAATTGTCGAACCCGATTATGAGTTTATTAGCTATGCGGGAGAGGGACTGTTTAGGGTAGAGCAAGGCGACAAGGTAGGGTATTTTGATGCACAGGGCCGCTGGGTTTGGGACCTTAGCCGATGA
- a CDS encoding 2'-5' RNA ligase family protein: protein MLSELYFIAIIPPAELQAEVTAFKQYAAQHFGSSHALKSPPHITLIPPFRWPDDRLAQLNYALANHSIQAERFSIDLQHFSSFPPSVIYVNISPNEHLNSFQNQLKKHLATTLGLQNESTFGFHPHMTVAFKDLKESHFPDAWAYFSRQQYQRSFQVSSYTLLSHTGQFWQIDQSFDL from the coding sequence ATGTTGTCTGAATTATACTTTATTGCGATTATCCCACCAGCAGAGCTTCAGGCGGAGGTCACTGCTTTCAAGCAATATGCCGCCCAGCACTTCGGTAGTTCGCACGCCTTAAAATCACCACCCCACATCACCCTGATCCCTCCCTTTCGTTGGCCTGATGACCGTTTAGCTCAGCTTAACTATGCCTTAGCGAATCATTCCATCCAGGCAGAACGCTTTTCGATTGATCTCCAGCACTTCTCCAGTTTTCCACCTAGCGTCATTTATGTCAATATTAGTCCAAATGAGCACTTAAATAGCTTTCAAAACCAGTTGAAAAAGCATTTGGCAACAACTTTAGGTCTCCAAAATGAAAGCACCTTTGGCTTTCATCCGCACATGACGGTGGCCTTCAAAGACCTGAAGGAAAGCCACTTTCCTGATGCATGGGCCTATTTTTCTCGACAACAATACCAACGATCCTTTCAAGTTTCAAGCTATACTTTATTGTCCCATACAGGGCAATTTTGGCAAATTGATCAATCCTTTGATCTTTAA
- a CDS encoding DUF6249 domain-containing protein yields MLASLLPIISVVATFGSLTFFVYMHYTSRHREHMALIEQGKDPYLYKGRARKMENRNVLKYGILFTTFGLGLVAGWALETGGFPSEVAYFSMIFMFGGFGMIIFYAIQGRKSRTEEMLAEEL; encoded by the coding sequence ATGCTAGCATCATTATTACCGATCATATCTGTGGTAGCTACTTTTGGCTCGCTTACCTTTTTTGTTTATATGCATTACACTTCTCGTCACAGGGAACACATGGCCTTGATAGAACAAGGGAAGGATCCCTACTTGTATAAAGGCAGGGCAAGAAAAATGGAAAACCGCAATGTGTTGAAATATGGTATTTTGTTCACTACTTTTGGTTTAGGTTTGGTGGCGGGATGGGCCTTAGAAACGGGGGGCTTTCCTTCGGAGGTTGCCTATTTTTCTATGATTTTCATGTTTGGTGGTTTTGGGATGATTATTTTTTATGCTATACAAGGCAGAAAAAGCAGAACAGAAGAGATGCTAGCCGAGGAGTTATAG
- a CDS encoding sigma-70 family RNA polymerase sigma factor, with amino-acid sequence MEEDIQLVSRVLKGNQSAFRLLVERYKDYVFTITMRILKQREEAEEAAQDVFVKVYKTLGSFEQKSRFSTWLYTVAYRTALDKLRLKKKGIVSLDKEDTYLQIPDQPENNPFQLLNNELLKQELLIAIEQLKPQDAAVITLFYLNEKSIKEIVDITGLSLTNVKTKLHRTRETLKQHLEYQLGNEIKDNLP; translated from the coding sequence ATGGAAGAGGATATACAACTAGTTAGTCGGGTATTGAAGGGGAACCAATCCGCCTTTCGCCTCTTGGTGGAACGCTATAAGGATTATGTCTTTACTATTACCATGCGCATCCTCAAACAAAGAGAAGAAGCGGAAGAAGCAGCGCAGGATGTTTTTGTAAAGGTATATAAAACATTAGGCAGTTTTGAACAGAAATCCAGGTTTAGTACCTGGCTTTATACGGTGGCTTACCGGACGGCACTCGATAAATTGAGGCTTAAAAAAAAGGGCATCGTGTCCCTGGACAAGGAAGACACTTACTTGCAAATACCTGATCAACCTGAGAACAATCCTTTTCAATTACTAAACAATGAATTATTAAAACAGGAACTTTTAATCGCTATTGAACAACTAAAACCACAAGATGCCGCCGTCATTACCTTGTTTTATTTGAATGAAAAAAGTATAAAGGAAATAGTAGATATTACGGGTTTGAGTCTGACCAATGTCAAAACCAAGCTACACCGCACCCGGGAAACCCTGAAACAACACCTTGAATATCAATTGGGCAATGAAATAAAAGATAATTTGCCATGA
- a CDS encoding DUF2490 domain-containing protein, which produces MKLTILIHLLIIFALFQVSTTALLGQDIQRFGVLPSLLLRTDLTDRTGLSLGFSSETDILTIDGVNRRTSTKVLNLNLEAALSVDPTPNFNLAAGFLYRFRDPFAESTTELRPWQQLTFIQRWGKYKFRNRIRAEQRWFEQATDNGYDFDLRVRYRVSTDFPLSGERLDNHEFYLNLSLEALFTPTRPRPLYYSDNRVYIGLGYQINAKHRIEPAIEIRTRRIALDKRLYFSFFRFIWITTVGN; this is translated from the coding sequence ATGAAACTGACTATTTTAATACACCTCTTGATTATTTTTGCCCTTTTTCAAGTAAGCACAACTGCCCTTCTCGGACAAGATATCCAGCGGTTTGGTGTGCTTCCAAGTCTCCTGCTTAGGACCGATCTCACCGACCGGACTGGTTTATCCTTGGGATTTTCGAGTGAAACGGACATACTTACTATTGACGGGGTCAATCGACGTACCTCCACTAAAGTCCTCAATCTAAACCTAGAAGCCGCTTTATCCGTTGATCCTACCCCCAATTTCAACCTAGCTGCAGGCTTTTTATATCGGTTTCGCGATCCCTTCGCTGAAAGCACAACAGAACTTAGACCGTGGCAACAGCTAACATTCATTCAGCGTTGGGGAAAGTATAAATTTCGAAACCGCATTAGAGCAGAACAACGCTGGTTTGAACAAGCCACAGATAATGGATATGATTTTGACCTCCGGGTGCGATACCGAGTGTCGACTGATTTTCCACTTTCTGGGGAGCGGCTCGATAACCATGAATTTTACCTGAATCTATCATTGGAGGCACTCTTCACACCAACCAGGCCACGTCCACTCTATTATTCGGACAACCGGGTTTATATCGGATTGGGATACCAAATCAATGCAAAACATCGAATAGAGCCTGCCATTGAAATAAGGACGCGTCGAATAGCACTGGATAAAAGGCTTTATTTTTCCTTTTTCAGATTCATTTGGATCACCACGGTGGGGAACTAA
- the rluF gene encoding 23S rRNA pseudouridine(2604) synthase RluF has protein sequence MNLNQRMEGSNEHSVSLNKYISSTGICSRREADVMITEGRVAINGELARLGNRVFEGDLVLLDGKPILEKPEPLYIAFHKPIGIVSTTDPKEEKNIIRYINHPERLFPIGRLDKPSEGLIFLTNDGDIVNKILRAGNNHEKEYVVTVKQAITPSFIKKMSEGIPILGTVTKKCKVTQISTFTFNIILTQGLNRQIRRMCAFLDYEVTKLKRVRIMNVHLGNLKIGHWRPLSAPEIAAINELIASSSKTEEASRDKNKKR, from the coding sequence ATGAATTTGAACCAGCGGATGGAAGGATCAAATGAGCATTCAGTTAGTTTAAATAAGTATATCAGCAGTACCGGGATTTGTTCGCGCCGTGAAGCCGATGTGATGATCACGGAGGGCCGGGTCGCCATCAATGGGGAACTGGCACGTTTGGGTAATCGCGTATTTGAAGGTGATCTTGTCCTGCTGGATGGTAAACCTATCCTTGAAAAACCTGAACCCCTGTATATTGCCTTTCATAAACCGATTGGGATTGTTTCTACGACCGACCCCAAGGAGGAAAAAAATATTATCCGTTATATTAACCATCCAGAAAGGCTTTTTCCCATTGGCCGCTTAGATAAACCCTCAGAAGGCTTGATTTTTTTGACAAATGATGGTGATATTGTCAATAAAATCTTGCGTGCGGGGAATAACCACGAAAAAGAATACGTCGTAACCGTCAAACAAGCCATCACGCCTTCTTTTATCAAAAAAATGAGTGAGGGTATTCCTATTTTAGGGACGGTGACTAAAAAGTGTAAAGTTACCCAGATCAGTACGTTTACCTTTAATATTATTTTGACCCAGGGCTTGAATAGGCAAATTCGGCGAATGTGCGCTTTTTTGGACTATGAAGTGACTAAATTAAAGCGCGTTCGCATTATGAATGTCCACCTGGGGAATCTGAAAATAGGTCATTGGCGCCCCCTAAGCGCCCCTGAAATTGCAGCCATAAATGAACTCATTGCCAGTTCTTCAAAAACGGAAGAAGCTTCGCGGGATAAAAACAAGAAGAGATAA
- a CDS encoding dihydroorotase: MDTILIKGGQLINEGKIYYADLYIEGGRIVQIAPQIDKKADKEINAEGKYVMPGIIDDQVHFREPGLTYKADLYSEPRAAVAGGVTSYMEMPNTKPPAVTQEKLAEKYQTAAQKSLANYSFFMGATNDNLEEVLRTDGRNVCGVKIFMGSSTGNMLVDAQETLEGLFSQVPLLIATHCEDEATIRRNTEIYRAKFGDNVPMVCHPEIRSAEGCLISSSLAVGLAKQYGTRLHILHISTKDELALFDAHTPLAEKRITAEVCVHHLYFNSTDYARLGAQIKCNPAVKGPTHQSALLPALLEDRLDIIATDHAPHTWEEKQGAYFDAPSGVPLIQHTLNVMLELYQEGKISLEKIVEKMCHAPSICFKMDQRGFLKEGYWADVTIVDINKSWEVAKSNIHYKCGWSPFEGHRFKGAVESTIVSGHLAYHQGRFNESKMGERLLFDR; this comes from the coding sequence ATGGATACCATTTTAATTAAGGGCGGACAATTGATCAATGAGGGGAAAATATATTACGCAGATCTTTATATCGAAGGCGGTAGAATAGTGCAAATTGCTCCTCAAATAGATAAAAAAGCGGATAAAGAGATTAATGCGGAGGGCAAATATGTCATGCCTGGGATCATTGATGATCAGGTTCACTTTCGAGAGCCTGGCTTGACGTACAAAGCCGATTTATACAGTGAGCCTAGAGCGGCGGTAGCCGGAGGCGTCACTTCTTACATGGAAATGCCCAATACCAAGCCACCCGCAGTTACCCAGGAAAAACTAGCAGAGAAATACCAGACCGCAGCTCAAAAGTCGCTGGCTAATTATAGTTTTTTCATGGGAGCCACCAACGATAATTTGGAGGAGGTGCTGCGTACTGATGGCCGAAATGTTTGTGGGGTGAAAATTTTCATGGGATCAAGTACGGGGAATATGTTGGTCGATGCACAAGAAACGCTGGAAGGTTTGTTTTCCCAAGTCCCTCTTTTGATTGCTACCCATTGTGAAGATGAAGCCACTATTCGGCGAAATACGGAGATATACAGGGCGAAATTTGGTGATAATGTGCCAATGGTTTGCCATCCTGAAATAAGAAGTGCCGAAGGTTGCCTGATTTCCTCCAGCCTAGCCGTCGGGTTGGCCAAGCAATACGGAACTCGGCTCCACATTTTGCATATTTCTACCAAGGATGAACTCGCCCTGTTTGATGCCCATACCCCACTCGCTGAAAAAAGGATTACAGCCGAAGTTTGTGTGCATCACCTTTACTTTAACAGTACCGATTATGCGCGTTTGGGGGCTCAAATCAAGTGTAATCCGGCAGTGAAAGGTCCTACCCATCAATCTGCCTTACTTCCTGCGTTGTTGGAGGATCGATTGGACATCATTGCCACAGATCATGCACCTCATACCTGGGAAGAAAAGCAAGGTGCTTATTTTGACGCACCTTCTGGCGTACCTTTGATTCAGCATACCTTGAATGTCATGTTGGAGCTTTACCAGGAAGGAAAAATAAGCCTGGAAAAAATAGTAGAGAAAATGTGTCATGCACCCTCCATTTGTTTTAAAATGGATCAACGAGGATTTTTAAAGGAAGGCTATTGGGCAGATGTGACCATCGTTGATATCAATAAATCGTGGGAAGTAGCCAAATCCAATATTCATTACAAATGTGGTTGGTCTCCTTTTGAAGGACATCGTTTTAAAGGAGCCGTTGAAAGCACCATTGTCAGCGGGCATTTAGCGTATCACCAAGGAAGGTTCAATGAATCCAAGATGGGAGAGCGATTGTTGTTTGATCGTTAA
- a CDS encoding 5-(carboxyamino)imidazole ribonucleotide synthase encodes MSTNKKLGILGGGQLGKMLALAAGPWHQPIFFLDASSEFPAGPFARGFTEGDFNDFEAVLQFGRQMDVVSIEIEHVNSEALAQLEKKGVKVHPSPGALNIIKDKGLQKQFYTQHQIPTSAYQLFPDEVAIKNALAKGELSLPFVQKSRTAGYDGRGVALIKTVDDLSKLLPGPALIEELVPIVKELSVIAARNEKGEIATFPLVEMDFNPEANLVEFLLCPAQVEEQVAKAADQLAHKVIEAFGICGLLAVEMFLTSRGELWVNEVAPRPHNSGHHTIESCYTSQFEQHLRAVLNLPLGSTRLKSPAVMLNLLGEEGYTGPAHYMGWEECLAMEGVYIHLYGKAITKPFRKMGHVTIVGDSAEIAMEKAKKVKAQLKVISLAP; translated from the coding sequence ATGAGCACAAATAAAAAATTAGGCATTCTAGGTGGAGGACAGCTAGGGAAAATGTTGGCACTGGCAGCAGGTCCATGGCACCAACCCATTTTTTTCTTGGACGCCTCCAGTGAATTTCCTGCCGGCCCTTTCGCCCGCGGATTTACCGAAGGTGATTTTAATGATTTTGAGGCAGTTTTACAGTTTGGCAGACAAATGGATGTGGTCAGTATTGAGATTGAGCATGTCAACTCGGAAGCTTTGGCTCAGTTGGAGAAAAAAGGGGTAAAGGTTCATCCTTCTCCAGGCGCATTGAATATTATCAAAGATAAAGGCCTTCAAAAACAATTCTATACCCAACATCAAATCCCCACTTCAGCTTACCAATTGTTTCCGGATGAAGTCGCCATAAAAAATGCCCTGGCAAAGGGAGAACTGTCCCTGCCTTTTGTGCAAAAATCCAGAACAGCTGGTTATGATGGCCGTGGGGTAGCCTTAATAAAAACAGTGGATGATTTATCCAAATTATTGCCTGGTCCTGCGCTCATAGAGGAACTTGTTCCGATCGTCAAAGAGCTATCGGTCATCGCTGCCCGAAATGAAAAGGGAGAAATTGCGACCTTTCCCTTGGTAGAAATGGATTTTAATCCAGAAGCAAATTTGGTGGAATTTTTGCTTTGTCCGGCACAAGTGGAAGAACAGGTTGCCAAAGCAGCAGATCAACTCGCCCATAAGGTCATCGAGGCTTTTGGCATTTGTGGCCTATTAGCCGTTGAAATGTTTCTGACAAGTCGCGGTGAACTTTGGGTCAATGAAGTGGCGCCCCGCCCTCACAATAGCGGACATCACACCATCGAAAGTTGTTACACCTCTCAATTCGAACAACACCTGAGGGCCGTATTAAATCTCCCATTAGGCAGCACTCGCCTCAAATCGCCAGCCGTGATGCTCAATTTGTTGGGTGAAGAGGGGTACACCGGTCCTGCACATTATATGGGATGGGAAGAATGCCTGGCCATGGAAGGCGTATATATTCACCTCTATGGGAAGGCCATTACTAAACCCTTTCGGAAAATGGGGCATGTGACCATTGTAGGAGATAGCGCCGAGATAGCCATGGAAAAAGCTAAAAAAGTTAAAGCGCAACTCAAAGTAATTAGTTTAGCACCATGA
- a CDS encoding YigZ family protein translates to MTDHYLTISDPSFGEFRDRGSKFLAYAFPVFTEDDWQQQLLEVKKEHPKARHHCYAYRLGLDQNNFRANDDGEPSGTAGRPILGQIDSYQLSNVIVIVVRYFGGTLLGTSGLINAYKLSTADALEKANIVEKIIEEVYLISFHYGLMSQVMNAVKKLGLEIVKQTFTESGELEIAIRQSEVENTLTKLKAYIMDISLEEATLIEEIGGMTVQKSYTR, encoded by the coding sequence ATGACCGATCACTATTTAACGATATCTGATCCGAGCTTTGGAGAATTTAGAGACAGAGGAAGTAAATTTCTGGCTTACGCATTTCCTGTCTTTACCGAGGATGACTGGCAACAACAGCTCCTGGAAGTCAAAAAGGAACATCCCAAAGCCAGGCACCATTGTTATGCTTATCGCTTGGGGCTAGATCAAAATAATTTCCGGGCCAATGATGATGGAGAGCCTAGCGGGACGGCAGGCAGACCCATCCTGGGGCAAATTGATAGCTATCAGCTAAGCAATGTAATCGTTATTGTCGTCCGTTATTTTGGCGGAACCCTCCTGGGAACCTCAGGGCTGATCAATGCCTATAAATTGAGCACCGCCGATGCCCTGGAAAAGGCAAATATCGTTGAAAAAATTATAGAAGAGGTTTACCTGATTAGTTTTCACTATGGCTTGATGAGCCAGGTCATGAATGCGGTTAAAAAATTAGGCCTTGAAATAGTAAAACAAACCTTTACCGAATCAGGTGAATTAGAAATAGCCATCAGGCAAAGCGAGGTAGAAAATACCCTCACCAAACTCAAAGCCTATATCATGGACATCAGTTTGGAAGAAGCCACTTTAATCGAAGAAATCGGAGGAATGACCGTGCAAAAAAGCTATACCAGGTAA